The nucleotide window CTGTGCCAAGCTGGCTCATCAGTTCCACTTCGCCTGCCGCCTTGATGCTCGCGTGCGAGGACAGGATCTGCTCGACAAGCGTCGTGCCCGAGCGCGGCATGCCGACGATGAAGATGGGAACAGGCTCACCGGCAGGGTTTCTGTCGGAGGCTGGCACCTCAGCCGGGTTTACCTCCAGCAGCGCGTGATATTTGTAGATATTGGCAAACAGCTCCCTGTCCTGCGCAGCGTCATAACCGAGCAACCTTGAGCGCAGGGCATTGGCCTCCTTGAGATGGCGGAAGGATTTGTCCAGCGCCTAGACATCCTCATAGGCCTTGGCGAGGGCGAATGACAGGCGGCTGCGGAGACTGTCCGAGAGTGCCTTGCCCGTTAGCAGGGTTTCCATCGCATCGATTTGCGGGTCCCCCTCCGTAAAACGCTTGATCGCGGCCAATTGGCAATGGGTACCAACATCCTCGGGATCAAGCCGGAGTGCCTCGGTAAAGCAGTGACGGGCCGCCACCAGATCACCGGCATCCTCAAGGGCCGCGCCCAGATAGTAGTGCACCCGGGCGGACGTCGGATTGATTGCGAGAGCTGCGCGGAAGCACTCGACGGCCTTATCATGGCGGTTGAGCCGGGCGAAGGCGGTTCCCTCGATATTGAGAAGAACAATCGATTTCGGGAAGCTCTGGCGCAGGGTCGCTGCGGCCTGCTGAGCCTCGCCGAACTGACCGTTTTCAATGAGCGCCGTCAACGCGGTGAGGCTGTCTGCTGGTGGATCAACATTCCCGGCCGCATTGGCGTTGGCGTTGGCGTTGGCGTTGACCGTAACGCCAAGTTCGGCCAGCCCATCCAGCGCCCGTTTGTTCTTCGGATAGATGGCAAGGATTGCCGAATAGATGCGGATGGCCTCTTGGCGAGCGCCGCTTTTGGCTTTCCTGCTGGCCAGTTTCAACTGTCTGTTCAGTTGCGCATTGTTGAGGGTGTGCCCCCCACCCGGGTGCCTCGTAGTCTCTCGCTCCCCCGGCTCCTTGCCCTGCCCCTTGTCCGTATCGGATAGGCGAGCCTCGAACGGGGCGAACTGCTTGGCGTCGATGCCAAACCGACCGGCGGTGTCCATGGCCCTGCGCGCCTCGTTGATCATGTCGAGCTGCAACAGGGTATCGACATAGCTCAACCAGTGGCGGGCGTTTTGCGGATCAGCCTTGAGGGCTGCGCCAAAGAATGGCAGCGCCTCAGTCGGCTTTGCCACGGCGATCGCCAGTGATCCCATGCAATGATTGGCTTCGGGGTGGTCCGGGTGGGTTTTCAGCACCTGAGACAGAAGCCGTTCCGCTTCCTGCAATTCTCCGTTTTGCTGCGCCAGCCTTGCCGCTGCAAGGGCTTCGTCAATGGTAAGCATCATCCCCGGCCCCATTTGTGACAATCGGGCAGAATCGTGCCCACTCCTGAAGATCAGCCCAGTGTGCAAAAGTCCAATGGCGATGGCAAATCCTTTTGCCCCGCCGTGGGACGAATGGTTCGGGCAGGCTTTGGCGGCGCGGTGACCGCCCCTTCGCGAGGTAGCCCGCCTAGCTGCGGACAGGAGCCAGCACGATTTCATGCACGGCAACGGTCTTTGGCATGTTGGCGACATAGAGCGCGGTCTGGGCCATGTCTTCGGGCTGGATCATGGTTGCCAGCAGGCTCTTGTCGAGATAAGGCCGTTTGGCCAGCAGCGGCGTTGCCACTTCGGCGGGACAAAGCGCTGTCGAGCGGATGCCGTTCTTGCCTTCCTCATCATTGAGGCTGGCGGAGATATCGGAGAGCGCGTGCTTGGATGCCCCATAAGCCACTCCACCGACCGAATAGTGGTGTCGGCCAGCCCAGCTTGATGTCTGGATCATCACGCCGTCCTTCTGGGCTCGCATGATCGGCAAACAGGCGGCGATGACGTTGAGGGCCCCGGTGATGTTGACTTCCAGTACCCGGTCCCAGCTTGGCCAATCGAGGTCCGCCCAGCTGCGCTTGGTGACATTCATGCCCGCATTGTTGCACAGGACATGCAGTCCGTTGCCCCAGTCGGCAATGGTTCGGGCAGCCTCGGCCATGCCTTCACGATCGGTGATATCGCCCGGCAGGACGAGATACTCAGCGCCTTCCGGCAGAGAAGCGGCGACTTCCTCCAGAGCGTCACGGCTGCGGGCCGTCAAGGCGACCCGGTCACCTGCATTTGCAAATCCCCGTGCCATGGCGGCACCAATCCCGGACCCGGCACCGGTAACCCACACTGTTCTAGACATAGCTTCCTGCTCGATCTTTTCAAAAGGCGTGATGGTCGCGAGACGAATGTCCGCGTCCTCTCACTCTACAACAGTGGAGGCGCTTGACAACAGTGGAGGCGCTTGGCAATTGCAGCAGGCAACTTTTGTTTTGGAGTTCACCTTCCAGGCGGAAGTGCTGTCGCGCCGGGGAAGGCATCCACAATGCAGCGCGGACAGGACACAAAAAAAGCGGGCCTGAGCCCGCTTGTTTTTGAGGAGTTCGATTTGAGACGGTTTATCTCCACCCGTCTTGGGATCTTCTCGGGTGACCAGAACGTATTTTCCAGTCGATCACCTGAGAAGCCTCGCGGCGATTAGCCACGAGGATCAACAGTCAGGTCTACGGAAGCGTCAAGGCCATGAGCAGACATGTATTCGTTTACATAACGCTGGGCCTGTTCTTCACGAGCAGAGATAACTTTTTCGAATGCGCGGTTAAAGAAGTTCATAATTCAATTCCTTTATTCTGTTTGGTTGATTTTTTCTTCTTACGCAATGGACTATGCGCCAAATGCACAGACTTAGAAAGATACAAGAATACAGGATTGCTATGCAATTGACGCATGGCTATATTTTTTGATGGCCCACAAATGCATTTCCGCGTTTTCCGGCTTCACTCGTGCGGGCCAGAAAGGAAGACTGGCAACGCTTTTCCTGCCAAAGGGCTAATGGTTGTGCCCGGCGTGGCTGTGGTGGGTCGCCTTTGCACCCTCGATTTCGACGTGAAGATCCAGATTGCCAAGGCTCGTGTGCAGTCTCGCCATGAGTTCGTCTCCCTCCTTGAGCGGAGCAGACAACCCGCTCAGCATCAGGGCAAGGCCATGGGGTTCAAGATGGAGCGCGTGACCGGGCTTGATGGGAACAGCAGGAATATCCTGCCAGACCTCTCGACCGTTCTTGAGGGCAAAGCCCACAAGCCTTGCCGACGCGGCCATGGCGCTCTCCCCGCCAGAGATCGTGACAGGGGCTGCATTCCCGTTCTCCAGCTCCATGAAGATCAGGGCCGTATCAGAGCCGGTGGCACGTGTCCAGGCATGGACCGCCCGAAATCCGGCAAGCTCCGAAACATGGTCATCATGCTCATGACCGTGTTGTTCCTGCGCGACGGCAGCAAAAGAGATCAGCAAGGCAAAAGCAACGACCAGAATTCTTTGCATGAGAGTTTCCTTTCAGCTCAGGCCCTGAGTCCGGGCACGACAGGTTGGCGCAGCACGATGGCTGCTGGCAACAGGGATAGCAGCAAGGTGATGGAGATGAAGCCCGCCAGCAGGTGAAGCTCGCTCATGCCCAGCGGTGCGGTGACGAGAATGTCGGTGCGAGCAGTCACGATCTTTGACAGCACGGCAGCAGCACCAAAGCCGACCAGCAGGCCAAGGGCCGAGCCCGCAACAAGCAATGTCGCGCCGAAAGACCAGACAACCGAAAAGACAAAGCGAGCCGGCGCCCCAAGGGCACGCAACAGGGCAATCTGGCGGTGGAACAGGCGCGAGATGATGAACAGTCCCAACAGAACCGCGGCTGCGACGAGCACCTGCGTCACCACCGCCATGATCGACATAACCTGCCGGACGTCGCCGAGCACCTGATAGAGCTGGGCCAGCACAGCGCCGGGGAAAAAGGCCATGGTTTCGCGGTCGCGGGTAAATTCCGAGCGCAAGGCATAGTTGGCCCAGAGTGCTTCGGAGCGGACCACGACGGCTGGCGTGCCGGGAAAGGTTTGCGGATCAAACGGCGGCCCGATCTGGTCGCGATGCTGCGGATCGTGGCCCGTGCCAAGCCCGTGCACCGTCCAGACCATTTCGACCGGAACGAGAATAGCTCGATCCCATGGTGTGCCCGTCGGGGCGAGACGTCCGACAACCACCAGATCGGCACCCTCGTGGGCCTGCTCATCGGCGCTGTCGCCATGGCCATGCGCAGGCGTGAAGCTGTCACCGACGGCAAGCGGAACCAAGGCTCCGGCAAGAGCTTCATTGGCGCTCTGCCACATGCGGCCCTCGATGTGATCGTCGGCGAGATAGCGGGCAAATTGCGCCGTGGTGCCGATGACCGACGCGGTGCCATAACTATCGCCAAAGGCCAGCGGGGCGGCAATCGAGACATTCTCGTGATTGGCGATCGCATTGTAGGTCTCACCATCCAGCAGCGGCATGTCAGAGGGTTGCAGGAAAACGCTGGCCATCATGACGGTCATTTCGCTGCCGGGGGCTGAGACCACCAGATCGAACTTGTCCGCAGCGTGCGCCGTGCCCCGCCTGAGCCCCCTCTCCTGCGCCAGAAGGCCGATGCCCATGCCGACCGAAATCGCGATCAGCAGCACGAACAGGATGGAGGATCCCCTGAAGCGCCAGAGAATGGCGCGAACCAGCGGCCAGGGCGCATAGCCGTGCAACACGAAGACGCCAACGACAAGCGACGGCGAAAGCAGCAGCAGCGTGAACAGGATATCCTGCGTGAGCGCGGGCAGATTGTCCCAGAGGGCGATCATCGGGTTGCCTTTCGGTCTGCGACAATGGCGCCGTCCCTGATGGTCAGGACGCGGTCCATGCGGGATATGAGGGTCTGGTCATGGCTGACGGCGATCAACGTGGTGCCGCTGCTGCGCGTCAGATTGACGAGATCCTCGATCAGTCGGTCGGCGGCGGCCCGGTCAAGGCTGGCGGTTGGCTCGTCGGCAAGCAGAACCGGCGCTTCGGCGGCCATGGCACGGGCAATGGCAACGCGCTGGCGTTCACCGCCGGAAAGGCTGACGACGTTGCGGTCCCGTGTTTCTCCGCCCAGCCCGAGAAAATCGAGCCTTTCGGCGGCCTTGGCCCGGAGGGTTGCCCGCTCGCGGCGGGGCCGGAAAAGAGCGGTCAGGGCGGCGTTCTCTCCCGCGTCCAGCTCTTCAAACAACAGAAAGTCCTGAAAGATCATGCCGATCCGGTCGGCGCGGAAACGGGCCCGCTCACCGGCG belongs to uncultured Cohaesibacter sp. and includes:
- a CDS encoding FtsX-like permease family protein, with product MIALWDNLPALTQDILFTLLLLSPSLVVGVFVLHGYAPWPLVRAILWRFRGSSILFVLLIAISVGMGIGLLAQERGLRRGTAHAADKFDLVVSAPGSEMTVMMASVFLQPSDMPLLDGETYNAIANHENVSIAAPLAFGDSYGTASVIGTTAQFARYLADDHIEGRMWQSANEALAGALVPLAVGDSFTPAHGHGDSADEQAHEGADLVVVGRLAPTGTPWDRAILVPVEMVWTVHGLGTGHDPQHRDQIGPPFDPQTFPGTPAVVVRSEALWANYALRSEFTRDRETMAFFPGAVLAQLYQVLGDVRQVMSIMAVVTQVLVAAAVLLGLFIISRLFHRQIALLRALGAPARFVFSVVWSFGATLLVAGSALGLLVGFGAAAVLSKIVTARTDILVTAPLGMSELHLLAGFISITLLLSLLPAAIVLRQPVVPGLRA
- a CDS encoding SDR family oxidoreductase, with the translated sequence MSRTVWVTGAGSGIGAAMARGFANAGDRVALTARSRDALEEVAASLPEGAEYLVLPGDITDREGMAEAARTIADWGNGLHVLCNNAGMNVTKRSWADLDWPSWDRVLEVNITGALNVIAACLPIMRAQKDGVMIQTSSWAGRHHYSVGGVAYGASKHALSDISASLNDEEGKNGIRSTALCPAEVATPLLAKRPYLDKSLLATMIQPEDMAQTALYVANMPKTVAVHEIVLAPVRS
- a CDS encoding ATP-binding cassette domain-containing protein yields the protein MGLSLTISGLSVSSKRGRLLLSVPELDMPAGSLVGIEGASGAGKSTFLYALAGLQEAKGSIRWGDQDLLTLNAGERARFRADRIGMIFQDFLLFEELDAGENAALTALFRPRRERATLRAKAAERLDFLGLGGETRDRNVVSLSGGERQRVAIARAMAAEAPVLLADEPTASLDRAAADRLIEDLVNLTRSSGTTLIAVSHDQTLISRMDRVLTIRDGAIVADRKATR
- a CDS encoding copper chaperone PCu(A)C; translated protein: MQRILVVAFALLISFAAVAQEQHGHEHDDHVSELAGFRAVHAWTRATGSDTALIFMELENGNAAPVTISGGESAMAASARLVGFALKNGREVWQDIPAVPIKPGHALHLEPHGLALMLSGLSAPLKEGDELMARLHTSLGNLDLHVEIEGAKATHHSHAGHNH
- a CDS encoding tetratricopeptide repeat protein, which codes for MMLTIDEALAAARLAQQNGELQEAERLLSQVLKTHPDHPEANHCMGSLAIAVAKPTEALPFFGAALKADPQNARHWLSYVDTLLQLDMINEARRAMDTAGRFGIDAKQFAPFEARLSDTDKGQGKEPGERETTRHPGGGHTLNNAQLNRQLKLASRKAKSGARQEAIRIYSAILAIYPKNKRALDGLAELGVTVNANANANANAAGNVDPPADSLTALTALIENGQFGEAQQAAATLRQSFPKSIVLLNIEGTAFARLNRHDKAVECFRAALAINPTSARVHYYLGAALEDAGDLVAARHCFTEALRLDPEDVGTHCQLAAIKRFTEGDPQIDAMETLLTGKALSDSLRSRLSFALAKAYEDV